In Streptomyces sp. RFCAC02, the following proteins share a genomic window:
- a CDS encoding class I SAM-dependent methyltransferase has translation MTEPGGHDGVRRAYDTVAEEYAARLHDELDGKPLDRALLATVLELAGPAGTVADLGCGPGHVAAWLAGRGARTVGVDLSSRMTTVGRARYPGVEFRQGDLLALPADDRSFDAAVALYSIIHLAPAELPRAFAEVRRVLRPGGTFLVSFHVGDEVRHLDSWWGRAVDLDFRFLDPADVARLLGDAGFTVRARTDRAPEPHEAPTHRAYLLARRE, from the coding sequence GTACGCGGCGCGCCTCCACGACGAACTCGACGGCAAGCCCCTGGACCGGGCGCTGCTGGCCACAGTGCTGGAGCTGGCCGGCCCCGCCGGCACGGTGGCCGACCTCGGCTGCGGTCCGGGACACGTCGCGGCGTGGCTCGCCGGGCGGGGCGCACGCACGGTCGGTGTCGACCTGTCGTCCCGCATGACGACGGTGGGGCGTGCCCGGTACCCCGGTGTCGAATTCCGGCAGGGCGACCTGCTGGCGCTGCCCGCCGACGACCGTTCCTTCGACGCCGCCGTCGCCCTCTACTCGATCATCCACCTCGCACCCGCCGAGCTGCCCCGCGCCTTCGCCGAGGTACGACGGGTCCTGCGCCCCGGCGGCACGTTCCTCGTCTCGTTCCACGTCGGCGACGAGGTGCGGCACCTGGACTCCTGGTGGGGGAGGGCCGTGGACCTCGACTTCCGCTTCCTCGACCCGGCCGATGTGGCCCGGCTGCTGGGGGACGCCGGGTTCACCGTCAGGGCGCGGACGGACCGCGCGCCCGAGCCCCACGAAGCCCCGACGCACCGGGCGTACCTCCTGGCCCGCCGGGAGTGA
- the dprA gene encoding DNA-processing protein DprA has product MTAERPGVGHPPGAERPARAALTRVAEPGDEVVGRWLADLGATAVLRALREDRRLPGVSADRWAGLRGRAARAEPERDLAAAAGIGARFVCPGDREWPRQLDDLGPRRPIGLWVRGACSLRFVALRSVAVVGARACTDYGAHVAGELSGALAERGWTVVSGAAYGIDAAAHRGALAVGGATVAVLACGVDRPYPAGHRGLLDRVAACGLVVAELPPGEHPTRGRFLQRNRVIAALTRGTVVVEAARRSGSLVTARQAGRLGRALMAVPGPVTSGLSAGTHQLIREEAVLVGSAAEVVEMAGHMGELAREETGPAVPRDLLAPPAAQVLDALPAAGAVGADAVAAGACTSREAALARLRELSCLGFVERVGDRWQLCRTAARHADGLPPDA; this is encoded by the coding sequence GTGACGGCGGAGCGTCCCGGGGTCGGGCACCCGCCCGGTGCGGAACGGCCGGCGCGCGCGGCGCTGACCCGGGTCGCCGAGCCGGGGGACGAGGTGGTCGGCCGGTGGCTCGCCGACCTCGGCGCCACGGCGGTGCTGCGGGCGCTGCGGGAGGACCGGCGGCTCCCCGGGGTGTCGGCCGACCGGTGGGCGGGGCTGCGGGGCCGGGCGGCGCGCGCGGAGCCGGAGCGGGATCTGGCGGCGGCGGCCGGGATCGGCGCCAGGTTCGTGTGTCCTGGCGACCGGGAGTGGCCGCGCCAGCTCGACGACCTCGGGCCGCGGCGCCCGATCGGCCTGTGGGTGCGCGGCGCGTGCTCGCTCCGGTTCGTCGCCCTTCGGTCGGTGGCGGTCGTCGGCGCCCGGGCGTGCACGGACTACGGGGCGCATGTGGCGGGCGAGCTGTCCGGCGCGCTCGCCGAGCGCGGTTGGACGGTGGTCTCCGGCGCCGCGTACGGGATCGACGCGGCGGCGCACCGGGGGGCGCTGGCCGTCGGGGGCGCGACGGTCGCCGTGCTGGCGTGCGGGGTGGACCGCCCGTACCCGGCGGGGCACCGCGGGCTGCTGGACCGGGTGGCCGCCTGCGGGCTGGTCGTGGCGGAGCTGCCGCCGGGTGAGCATCCGACACGCGGCAGATTCCTTCAGCGGAACCGGGTCATCGCCGCGTTGACCCGGGGGACGGTGGTCGTGGAGGCGGCGCGGCGCAGCGGGTCGCTCGTCACCGCGCGGCAGGCGGGGCGGCTCGGCCGTGCGCTGATGGCCGTGCCCGGACCGGTCACCTCGGGTCTCTCCGCGGGGACGCACCAGTTGATCCGGGAGGAGGCGGTGCTGGTGGGCAGCGCCGCCGAGGTCGTCGAGATGGCGGGCCACATGGGCGAGTTGGCCCGTGAGGAGACCGGACCCGCCGTGCCGCGCGACCTGTTGGCGCCGCCCGCCGCGCAGGTGCTCGACGCTCTGCCGGCCGCCGGCGCGGTCGGCGCGGACGCGGTGGCGGCCGGAGCGTGCACGAGCCGGGAGGCGGCCCTCGCGCGGCTGCGGGAGCTGAGCTGTCTGGGATTCGTCGAACGCGTGGGCGATCGCTGGCAGTTGTGCCGGACAGCGGCCCGACACGCGGACGGCCTTCCCCCGGACGCGTGA
- a CDS encoding YifB family Mg chelatase-like AAA ATPase gives MGFARTSAVALTGVEGVVVEVQADLEPGIAAFSLVGLADKSLSESRDRVRAAVINSGAEWPQKKLTVGLSPASVPKCGSGFDLAVACSVLAASERIDPRSVAELLMIGELGLDGLVRPVRGVLPAVLAAAGAGYRRVVVPEQTVPEASLVPEVAVLGVRSLRQLIAVLAGEPVPDEPAPGEPGGPPALTVPGWEGPPVAGQYWMPPQELRPDLAEVSGQRLARRALEVAAAGRHHLLMKGAPGAGKTMLAERLPGILPPLTRREALEVTAVHSVGGALPPGRPLIERPPYCAPHHSASMAALVGGGTGVPRPGAVSLAHHGVLFLDEAAEMNGQILDALRQPLESGHVVVARSAGVVRMPARVLLVLAANPCPCGRHGSASADCECVPSAVRRYRARLSGPLLDRVDLRVTVEPVGRAELVGAAGGGESSETVAARVLAARERAAARFADTPWTVNADVPGHELRTRWAPRPGALGRAEQDMDRGLLTARGLDRVLRVAWTVADLAGHDRPTAQDVDAALELRTGVRRGAGVAGSLP, from the coding sequence ATGGGGTTCGCGCGGACGAGCGCCGTCGCCCTCACCGGGGTCGAGGGCGTCGTGGTGGAGGTGCAGGCCGACCTGGAGCCGGGGATCGCCGCCTTCTCCCTGGTCGGGCTCGCGGACAAGTCGCTGAGCGAGAGCCGGGACCGGGTGCGCGCCGCGGTGATCAACTCGGGCGCGGAGTGGCCGCAGAAGAAGCTGACGGTCGGGCTGAGCCCGGCGTCGGTGCCGAAGTGCGGCAGCGGTTTCGACCTGGCGGTGGCGTGCAGCGTGCTCGCGGCGTCGGAGCGGATCGACCCGCGGTCCGTCGCCGAGCTGCTGATGATCGGCGAACTGGGGCTCGACGGGCTTGTGCGGCCGGTGCGTGGGGTGCTGCCCGCCGTGCTGGCAGCCGCCGGCGCGGGCTACCGGCGGGTGGTGGTACCGGAGCAGACGGTGCCCGAGGCGTCGCTCGTCCCGGAGGTGGCCGTCCTGGGGGTGCGGAGCCTGCGGCAGCTCATCGCGGTGCTGGCCGGCGAGCCGGTGCCCGACGAGCCCGCTCCCGGGGAGCCCGGCGGCCCGCCCGCGCTCACCGTGCCGGGCTGGGAGGGGCCGCCGGTGGCCGGGCAGTACTGGATGCCGCCGCAGGAGCTGCGGCCCGACCTGGCGGAGGTGTCCGGCCAGCGGCTGGCGCGCCGGGCGCTGGAGGTTGCGGCGGCCGGGCGGCACCACCTGCTGATGAAGGGCGCGCCGGGGGCGGGCAAGACGATGCTGGCCGAGCGCCTGCCGGGCATCCTCCCGCCGCTGACCCGGCGGGAGGCGCTCGAGGTCACCGCCGTCCACTCGGTGGGCGGGGCGCTGCCGCCGGGCCGCCCGCTGATCGAGCGGCCCCCGTACTGCGCCCCGCACCACTCGGCGTCGATGGCGGCGCTGGTCGGCGGCGGCACGGGGGTGCCGCGGCCCGGCGCGGTCTCCCTCGCGCACCACGGCGTGCTCTTCCTGGACGAGGCGGCGGAGATGAACGGCCAGATCCTCGACGCGCTGCGGCAGCCGCTGGAGTCGGGGCACGTGGTGGTGGCCCGGTCGGCGGGCGTCGTGCGGATGCCGGCCCGTGTGCTGCTGGTCCTCGCGGCGAATCCGTGCCCCTGCGGGCGGCACGGCTCGGCCTCGGCGGACTGCGAGTGCGTGCCGAGCGCGGTGCGGCGGTACCGGGCGCGGCTGTCGGGGCCGCTGCTCGACCGGGTGGACCTGCGGGTGACGGTGGAGCCGGTGGGCCGGGCCGAGCTGGTGGGTGCGGCCGGTGGCGGGGAGAGTTCGGAGACGGTGGCGGCCCGGGTCCTGGCCGCGCGGGAGCGTGCCGCCGCCCGGTTCGCCGACACCCCCTGGACGGTGAACGCCGATGTGCCGGGGCACGAGCTGCGGACCCGCTGGGCACCGCGGCCCGGCGCCCTGGGCAGGGCGGAGCAGGACATGGACCGCGGCCTGCTGACCGCGCGCGGTCTCGACCGGGTGCTGCGGGTGGCGTGGACGGTCGCCGATCTCGCCGGGCACGACCGGCCCACCGCGCAGGACGTGGACGCGGCCCTGGAGCTGCGGACGGGTGTCCGGCGCGGCGCGGGCGTGGCCGGGAGTCTGCCGTGA
- the rpsB gene encoding 30S ribosomal protein S2: MAVVTMRELLESGVHFGHQTRRWNPKMKRFIFTERNGIYIIDLLQSLSYIDRAYEFVKETVAHGGTVMFVGTKKQAQQAIAEQASRVGMPYVNQRWLGGMLTNFSTVHKRLQRLKELEQIDFEDVAASGLTKKELLVLSREKAKLERTLGGIRDMQKVPSAVWIVDTKKEHIAVGEARKLNIPVVAILDTNCDPDEVDYKIPGNDDAIRSVTLLTRVIADGVAEGLISRSGAAAQAKEGEKPSGEPLPEWERELLVRDEEQQQTGEQPAAEQAAAEAPAAEAEAENEAPAAAEQA, encoded by the coding sequence ATGGCCGTCGTCACGATGCGGGAGCTGCTGGAGAGCGGCGTCCACTTCGGGCACCAGACCCGCCGCTGGAACCCGAAGATGAAGCGCTTCATCTTCACCGAGCGCAACGGCATCTACATCATCGACCTGCTCCAGTCGCTGTCGTACATCGACCGCGCCTACGAGTTCGTCAAGGAGACCGTCGCGCACGGCGGCACCGTGATGTTCGTGGGCACCAAGAAGCAGGCGCAGCAGGCCATCGCGGAGCAGGCGTCCCGCGTCGGCATGCCGTACGTCAACCAGCGCTGGCTCGGCGGCATGCTCACCAACTTCTCCACCGTCCACAAGCGGCTGCAGCGCCTCAAGGAGCTGGAGCAGATCGACTTCGAGGACGTCGCCGCCTCCGGCCTCACCAAGAAGGAACTGCTGGTCCTCTCCCGCGAGAAGGCCAAGCTGGAGCGCACCCTCGGCGGTATCCGCGACATGCAGAAGGTGCCCAGCGCCGTCTGGATCGTGGACACCAAGAAGGAGCACATCGCCGTCGGCGAGGCCCGCAAGCTCAACATCCCGGTCGTCGCGATCCTCGACACCAACTGCGACCCCGACGAGGTCGACTACAAGATCCCGGGCAACGACGACGCGATCCGCTCCGTCACCCTGCTGACCCGCGTGATCGCCGACGGCGTGGCCGAGGGCCTGATCTCCCGCTCCGGCGCGGCCGCCCAGGCCAAGGAGGGCGAGAAGCCGTCCGGCGAGCCGCTGCCCGAGTGGGAGCGCGAGCTGCTCGTCCGCGACGAGGAGCAGCAGCAGACCGGTGAGCAGCCGGCCGCCGAGCAGGCCGCCGCCGAGGCGCCGGCCGCCGAGGCCGAGGCCGAGAACGAGGCCCCGGCCGCCGCCGAGCAGGCCTGA
- the tsf gene encoding translation elongation factor Ts, translating into MANFTAADVKKLRELSGAGMMDCKKALDEAEGDVTKAVEILRVKGQKGVAKRESRTAENGAVVSVIADDNTSGVLVELKCETDFVAKGDKFQAVAEAIAQHVFATAPADLASLLASEIESGKSVQAYVDEANATLGEKIVLDRFARFSGAYVASYLHRTSPDLPPQVGVLVELDKENAQTAKDVAQHIAAFAPRFLNREVVPAETVDSERRIAEATAREEGKPEGALPKIVEGRVNGFFKENVLLDQPFAKDNKKSVQKVLTEAGVTVANFARFRVGA; encoded by the coding sequence ATGGCGAACTTCACCGCCGCCGACGTCAAGAAGCTCCGGGAGCTGTCCGGCGCCGGCATGATGGACTGCAAGAAGGCGCTGGACGAGGCCGAGGGTGATGTCACCAAGGCCGTCGAGATCCTCCGCGTCAAGGGCCAGAAGGGTGTCGCGAAGCGCGAGAGCCGTACCGCCGAGAACGGCGCGGTCGTCTCCGTCATCGCGGACGACAACACCTCCGGCGTCCTGGTCGAGCTGAAGTGCGAGACCGACTTCGTGGCCAAGGGCGACAAGTTCCAGGCCGTCGCCGAGGCGATCGCCCAGCACGTCTTCGCGACCGCCCCGGCCGACCTCGCTTCCCTGCTGGCGTCGGAGATCGAGTCCGGCAAGAGCGTCCAGGCGTACGTGGACGAGGCCAACGCCACGCTGGGCGAGAAGATCGTCCTCGACCGCTTCGCCCGGTTCTCCGGCGCGTACGTCGCCTCCTACCTGCACCGCACCAGCCCCGACCTGCCGCCGCAGGTGGGCGTCCTGGTCGAGCTGGACAAGGAGAACGCGCAGACCGCCAAGGACGTCGCGCAGCACATCGCGGCGTTCGCCCCGCGCTTCCTGAACCGCGAGGTCGTCCCCGCCGAGACCGTCGACAGCGAGCGGCGCATCGCCGAGGCCACGGCCCGCGAGGAGGGCAAGCCGGAGGGCGCCCTGCCGAAGATCGTCGAGGGTCGCGTCAACGGCTTCTTCAAGGAGAACGTCCTCCTCGACCAGCCGTTCGCCAAGGACAACAAGAAGTCCGTGCAGAAGGTGCTGACGGAGGCCGGCGTCACCGTCGCGAACTTCGCCCGCTTCCGCGTCGGCGCCTGA
- the pyrH gene encoding UMP kinase, translated as MHQDDKPRRFLLKLSGEAFAGGGGLGVDPDIVHKMAREIAAVVRDGAQIAIVIGGGNFFRGAELQQRGMDRARSDYMGMLGTVMNCLALQDFLEKEGIDSRVQTAITMGQVAEPYIPLRAVRHLEKGRVVIFGAGMGMPYFSTDTTAAQRALEIHAEALLMGKNGVDGVYDSDPARNPGAVKFDSLDYGEVITRDLRVADSTAITLCRDNQLPILVFELLAEGNIARAVKGEKIGTLVGSQGRRA; from the coding sequence ATGCATCAGGACGACAAACCCAGGCGTTTCCTGCTGAAGCTGTCCGGAGAAGCCTTCGCGGGCGGCGGCGGACTCGGCGTCGATCCCGACATCGTGCACAAGATGGCCCGGGAGATCGCCGCCGTCGTACGGGACGGGGCGCAGATCGCCATCGTCATCGGCGGCGGCAACTTCTTCCGTGGCGCCGAGCTGCAGCAGCGCGGCATGGACCGAGCCCGCTCCGACTACATGGGCATGCTCGGCACGGTGATGAACTGCCTCGCGCTCCAGGACTTCCTGGAGAAGGAGGGCATCGACTCCCGTGTCCAGACCGCCATCACCATGGGGCAGGTCGCCGAGCCGTACATCCCGCTGCGCGCCGTGCGGCACCTGGAGAAGGGCCGCGTGGTCATCTTCGGCGCCGGCATGGGCATGCCGTACTTCTCGACCGACACGACCGCCGCGCAGCGCGCCCTCGAAATCCACGCCGAGGCGCTCCTCATGGGCAAGAACGGCGTCGACGGCGTCTACGACTCCGACCCGGCGCGCAACCCGGGCGCGGTGAAGTTCGACTCCCTCGACTACGGCGAGGTCATCACGCGCGATCTGCGCGTCGCCGACTCGACGGCCATCACCCTGTGCCGGGACAACCAGTTGCCCATCCTGGTGTTCGAGCTGCTCGCCGAGGGCAATATCGCCCGTGCGGTAAAGGGTGAGAAGATCGGCACACTCGTAGGCAGCCAGGGCCGCCGGGCCTGA